Proteins co-encoded in one Nicotiana sylvestris chromosome 7, ASM39365v2, whole genome shotgun sequence genomic window:
- the LOC138873605 gene encoding uncharacterized protein has protein sequence MAAENPARSAKDEKLIDNLRQKVNDYSFDLNKAESELSRAQKQLAKNADERARLVMQLKEKVTFSDDELPVEGTEHNRALYLTVKCEDSVVTRVLVDNGSSANICPLSTLNKLKVDDDRIHKNSICVRGFDSGGKDSVGDIILELTIGPVEFTMEFQVLDVAVSYNLLLGRP, from the exons ATGGCGGCAGAAAACCctgcccgaagtgccaaagatgaaaaactcatagataacctaaggcagaaagtgaatgactatagttttgatttgaacaaagcagaaagtgaactatcTAGGGCtcaaaagcaattggctaaaaacgcagatgaacgagcacgcctggttatgcagttgaaagaaaa ggttaCTTTCTccgacgatgagttgcccgtggagggcacTGAGCATAATAGGGCCCTGTAtttgacggtgaaatgcgaagattctgtggtcaccCGAGTTCTAGTAGATAATgggtctagtgcgaacatttgtcctctctccacgttaaacaagctgaaagtggacgatgatagaattcacaagaacagcatCTGTGTTCGGGGGTTTGACAGTGGGGGCAAAGATTCAGTGGGTGATATAATACTAGAGCTAACCATAGGGCCCgttgagttcactatggaatttcaagtgttggatgtGGCAGTCTCTTATAACCTTTTGCTGGGGCGCCCCTGA